One window of the Bombus pyrosoma isolate SC7728 linkage group LG5, ASM1482585v1, whole genome shotgun sequence genome contains the following:
- the LOC122567999 gene encoding FERM domain-containing protein 8 isoform X2, with amino-acid sequence MTGIFLSMDVEHSSTAHQILAMIQSEGELGLTRTPLFTSQTVFALWLCSSRLEVQLHPNHKPLELAAKWNRLVKKYSSQREETDEEPLLCLRRNVFLPRSDEEQIKEAKVLELLYAEARNNVLQGRYPCEGQARYASLGALQARIELGPYNPQSHTLAFFRRHRGRFLPHHYTSPSLLLGLGVGLGLVGGKGAPEARLLEQYKRIPNHTGTNTNSRKLVRKYLEFCWSLPCYGAAFFQGQIERPVRGLASWITNRDMHVLIAINSSGVYIVDDIQCSLLLGLRYSELSWEMAKPSDESNLDCLPCLFLQFPVRENGTRVYKILQVFSRQAIMMDTLISGFAEEHRRHGTNSDIGNTDRLTDHAVGSNIGNFTNKLSKFTLATFDDEGRCIGQMGSWSFQ; translated from the exons ATGACtggaatttttctatcaatGGATGTTGAACATAGTTCCACTGCACATCAAATTCTTGCAATGATCCAATCTGAAGGAGAATTAGGATTAACAAGAACTCCTTTATTCACTAGCCAAACAGTTTTTGCTTTGTGGCTTTGCTCTTCAAGACTAGAAGTTCAATTGCATCCGAATCATAAGCCTTTAGAGTTGGCTGCAAAATGGAATCGcttagtaaaaaaatatagttctCAGAGGGAAGAAACAGACGAAGAACCTTTGCTGTGTCTTAGACGAAATGTATTCCTTCCTCGGTCGGACGAGGAGCAAATAAAGGAAGCTAAAGTATTAGAGCTATTATACGCAGAAGCTAGAAACAACGTATTGCAAG GACGTTACCCATGCGAGGGACAGGCGCGATATGCAAGTTTGGGAGCTTTGCAAGCACGAATTGAACTTGGCCCGTATAATCCCCAAAGTCATACATTGGCATTTTTCAGAAGACATCGTGGTCGATTCTTGCCTCATCATTACACTTCTCCTAGTTTGTTATTAGGTCTCGGTGTGGGATTAGGATTAGTAGGAGGAAAAGGGGCACCGGAGGCTCGGCTACTTGAACAGTACAAACGAATACCAAATCACACAGGAACTAATACGAATTCGAGGAAACTTGTTAGAAAGTACTTAGAGTTTTGTTGGAGCTTGCCATGTTATGGCGCGGCTTTTTTTCAAGGGCAAATCGAACGTCCTGTGAGAGGGCTTGCATCATGGATTACAAATCGTGATATGCATGTACTCATTGCTATTAATTCATCGGGTGTATATATCGTGGATGACATTCAATGC AGTTTATTATTGGGTCTAAGGTATTCAGAGTTGAGCTGGGAAATGGCGAAACCTTCTGATGAAAGTAATCTGGATTGTCTGCCATGTTTATTTCTACAGTTTCCTGTACGGGAGAATGGGACACgagtttataaaattctacaagTATTCTCGAGACAA gcAATAATGATGGACACATTAATTTCTGGCTTTGCCGAGGAACATCGTCGTCATGGAACTAACAGTGATATTGGGAATACTGACCGTTTAACGGACCATGCGGTAGGTTCCAATATCggaaattttactaataaacTTAGTAAATTCACATTGGCAACCTTTGACGACGAAG gCCGATGTATTGGACAAATGGGTTCTTGGTCATTTCAATGA
- the LOC122567999 gene encoding FERM domain-containing protein 8 isoform X1, producing the protein METQEDCTIRRGQPIRHYQNDYKPDGHTSTSMIVNQSQYLNVGRSTVRIAVYLMTGIFLSMDVEHSSTAHQILAMIQSEGELGLTRTPLFTSQTVFALWLCSSRLEVQLHPNHKPLELAAKWNRLVKKYSSQREETDEEPLLCLRRNVFLPRSDEEQIKEAKVLELLYAEARNNVLQGRYPCEGQARYASLGALQARIELGPYNPQSHTLAFFRRHRGRFLPHHYTSPSLLLGLGVGLGLVGGKGAPEARLLEQYKRIPNHTGTNTNSRKLVRKYLEFCWSLPCYGAAFFQGQIERPVRGLASWITNRDMHVLIAINSSGVYIVDDIQCSLLLGLRYSELSWEMAKPSDESNLDCLPCLFLQFPVRENGTRVYKILQVFSRQAIMMDTLISGFAEEHRRHGTNSDIGNTDRLTDHAVGSNIGNFTNKLSKFTLATFDDEGRCIGQMGSWSFQ; encoded by the exons atgGAAACTCAAGAAGATTGCACAATTAGGCGTGGACAACCTATTCGTCACTACCAAAATGATTACAAACCTGATGGACATACTTCAACTT CAATGATAGTGAATCAATCccaatatttaaatgttgGAAGGTCTACTGTAAGAATAGCTGTATATTTAATGACtggaatttttctatcaatGGATGTTGAACATAGTTCCACTGCACATCAAATTCTTGCAATGATCCAATCTGAAGGAGAATTAGGATTAACAAGAACTCCTTTATTCACTAGCCAAACAGTTTTTGCTTTGTGGCTTTGCTCTTCAAGACTAGAAGTTCAATTGCATCCGAATCATAAGCCTTTAGAGTTGGCTGCAAAATGGAATCGcttagtaaaaaaatatagttctCAGAGGGAAGAAACAGACGAAGAACCTTTGCTGTGTCTTAGACGAAATGTATTCCTTCCTCGGTCGGACGAGGAGCAAATAAAGGAAGCTAAAGTATTAGAGCTATTATACGCAGAAGCTAGAAACAACGTATTGCAAG GACGTTACCCATGCGAGGGACAGGCGCGATATGCAAGTTTGGGAGCTTTGCAAGCACGAATTGAACTTGGCCCGTATAATCCCCAAAGTCATACATTGGCATTTTTCAGAAGACATCGTGGTCGATTCTTGCCTCATCATTACACTTCTCCTAGTTTGTTATTAGGTCTCGGTGTGGGATTAGGATTAGTAGGAGGAAAAGGGGCACCGGAGGCTCGGCTACTTGAACAGTACAAACGAATACCAAATCACACAGGAACTAATACGAATTCGAGGAAACTTGTTAGAAAGTACTTAGAGTTTTGTTGGAGCTTGCCATGTTATGGCGCGGCTTTTTTTCAAGGGCAAATCGAACGTCCTGTGAGAGGGCTTGCATCATGGATTACAAATCGTGATATGCATGTACTCATTGCTATTAATTCATCGGGTGTATATATCGTGGATGACATTCAATGC AGTTTATTATTGGGTCTAAGGTATTCAGAGTTGAGCTGGGAAATGGCGAAACCTTCTGATGAAAGTAATCTGGATTGTCTGCCATGTTTATTTCTACAGTTTCCTGTACGGGAGAATGGGACACgagtttataaaattctacaagTATTCTCGAGACAA gcAATAATGATGGACACATTAATTTCTGGCTTTGCCGAGGAACATCGTCGTCATGGAACTAACAGTGATATTGGGAATACTGACCGTTTAACGGACCATGCGGTAGGTTCCAATATCggaaattttactaataaacTTAGTAAATTCACATTGGCAACCTTTGACGACGAAG gCCGATGTATTGGACAAATGGGTTCTTGGTCATTTCAATGA
- the LOC122567999 gene encoding FERM domain-containing protein 8 isoform X3 codes for METQEDCTIRRGQPIRHYQNDYKPDGHTSTSMIVNQSQYLNVGRSTVRIAVYLMTGIFLSMDVEHSSTAHQILAMIQSEGELGLTRTPLFTSQTVFALWLCSSRLEVQLHPNHKPLELAAKWNRLVKKYSSQREETDEEPLLCLRRNVFLPRSDEEQIKEAKVLELLYAEARNNVLQGRYPCEGQARYASLGALQARIELGPYNPQSHTLAFFRRHRGRFLPHHYTSPSLLLGLGVGLGLVGGKGAPEARLLEQYKRIPNHTGTNTNSRKLVRKYLEFCWSLPCYGAAFFQGQIERPVRGLASWITNRDMHVLIAINSSGVYIVDDIQCSLLLGLRYSELSWEMAKPSDESNLDCLPCLFLQFPVRENGTRVYKILQVFSRQLNLFYY; via the exons atgGAAACTCAAGAAGATTGCACAATTAGGCGTGGACAACCTATTCGTCACTACCAAAATGATTACAAACCTGATGGACATACTTCAACTT CAATGATAGTGAATCAATCccaatatttaaatgttgGAAGGTCTACTGTAAGAATAGCTGTATATTTAATGACtggaatttttctatcaatGGATGTTGAACATAGTTCCACTGCACATCAAATTCTTGCAATGATCCAATCTGAAGGAGAATTAGGATTAACAAGAACTCCTTTATTCACTAGCCAAACAGTTTTTGCTTTGTGGCTTTGCTCTTCAAGACTAGAAGTTCAATTGCATCCGAATCATAAGCCTTTAGAGTTGGCTGCAAAATGGAATCGcttagtaaaaaaatatagttctCAGAGGGAAGAAACAGACGAAGAACCTTTGCTGTGTCTTAGACGAAATGTATTCCTTCCTCGGTCGGACGAGGAGCAAATAAAGGAAGCTAAAGTATTAGAGCTATTATACGCAGAAGCTAGAAACAACGTATTGCAAG GACGTTACCCATGCGAGGGACAGGCGCGATATGCAAGTTTGGGAGCTTTGCAAGCACGAATTGAACTTGGCCCGTATAATCCCCAAAGTCATACATTGGCATTTTTCAGAAGACATCGTGGTCGATTCTTGCCTCATCATTACACTTCTCCTAGTTTGTTATTAGGTCTCGGTGTGGGATTAGGATTAGTAGGAGGAAAAGGGGCACCGGAGGCTCGGCTACTTGAACAGTACAAACGAATACCAAATCACACAGGAACTAATACGAATTCGAGGAAACTTGTTAGAAAGTACTTAGAGTTTTGTTGGAGCTTGCCATGTTATGGCGCGGCTTTTTTTCAAGGGCAAATCGAACGTCCTGTGAGAGGGCTTGCATCATGGATTACAAATCGTGATATGCATGTACTCATTGCTATTAATTCATCGGGTGTATATATCGTGGATGACATTCAATGC AGTTTATTATTGGGTCTAAGGTATTCAGAGTTGAGCTGGGAAATGGCGAAACCTTCTGATGAAAGTAATCTGGATTGTCTGCCATGTTTATTTCTACAGTTTCCTGTACGGGAGAATGGGACACgagtttataaaattctacaagTATTCTCGAGACAA ttgaatttattttattattag